CTAGTTAAATTTTAGAACTTGCACAGGTTACAAGGAAAATTTAAGCATGTTCCATTGTTTTATCTATTTATTAATGATATTTAGaggattattttgcacaaaatattttttacttgtaTTATCTCAAACCTGTATAAGAgacaacatttaaaaatatttttataatttgagATTTAAGTCAATATTACTGTAAGGAGAATGCTACATAACAAATTCGtacatacagtgaggaaaataagtatttgaaaaccCTGctagttctcccacttagaaatcatgaagGGGTCCGAAACCGTCATCGCAGGTGCATGTCCACCGTGAGAGAcacaatcaaaaaaaaaaaaaatccagaaatcacaatatatgattttttaactatttatttgtatgacacAGCTGCAAAAAAGTAtatgaacacctgtctatcagctagaattctgaccctcaaagacctgaatgtccacctccactccatttattatcctaaattagatgcacttGTTTGAGCTTGTTAGCTGCATAAaaacacctgtccaccccatacaatcagtaagaatccaacaactaacatggccaagaccaaagagctgtccaaagacactagagacaaaattgtacacctccacaaggctggaaaagGCTACgaggaaattgccaagcagctaggtgaaaaaaggtccactgttggagcacatgggacagggcgactgcactgtattaaggagaggatgaccagggccatgtattgcgagattttgggaaacaacctccttccctcagttagagcattgaagatgggtcaaggctgggtcttccaacacaACAATGACCAGAAGCACACAGCCAGAATAACCAAGCAGTgactctgtaagaagcatatcaaggttctggcgtggcctagccagtctccagacctaaacccaatagagaatctttggagggagcccCATCTCCgttgtttctcagcgacaggccagaaacctgactgatctagagaagatttGTGTGGAGGAgagggccaaaatccctcctgcaatgtgtgcaaacctggtgaaaaactacaggaacatttgacctctgtaattgcaaacaaaggctactgtaccaaatattaacattgactttctcaggtgttcagatacttatttgcagctgcaTCACACAAATAAATAGtcaaaaaaatcatacattgtgatttttgAGAGAAAATTATTTTGTCTCAACTCTCGATTTGTAAAATCAATCATGTTATGGTAATTTACAGTAATGCAATTAAAAAGGAAAATGGGGTAGGGACTCCACTTGAATATAagtttaaagaaatagttcactcaaaaatgaaaacaatgtaatcaatgactcacccccatgtcgctccaaacttgtaagacctccgttcatcttcagaacacagtttaagatgttttagatttggATTTTTTCttattatgtctctcacagtggacacgCACCCACGACGACAACcccagacccctccatgatctCCAAGTGGGAGAACCTGCAAAACAGCAGAATGTTCAAacacttattttcctcactgtgtTTTACGAGGAGGCTGAtttgtataattttttacaaGCACAttggtacatttttgtatgatttgtcTTTGCCCCTGTGACGTTAAGGCTAGGGGTGGGGTtttgttattgtgttttttaatgaCAATAGTTGTTTTTGATCGATTAGCTGTACGAATTATCCAAAATGTGTACGAATTCTAACTAACCCTTTATGTTAGCACATGTTCACTCATTCAACTTGTAATGTTTTGTTCAGAACAGGAGCATCAAAGGAAGATTCGCATTCATTTGAGGGCTCAGGAGACTTTGAAAGCTTCCTCAGCGCCTATTCAAACTCAGGAAGCTAATGCAGAGAGCCAAAGCCGCAGTGCTCAGAAGACCAAAAGCAAGATGCTGGGTTATTTGGACCAAAGGCCATCATTTAGACCAAAGACTAACACAGCGGTGCCTGACTTTGACAAGCTGTACCAAGCCTTTCAACAAAAGGCCATGGAAGCAGCAGAGAGGAGAGATGTCACTCACTGTAAACCATTCCAGTTCCACACAACAACACAACAGCCACGCTCCAGGAGTCCAGAAAACCCAATGGTTAGATATGATTTATGGTTAGATGGTTTAAGGGATGGTTTTGATTCTTTTATAatgattttttctttttaaagaacTCTACAAACAAGATGAATTTAAAGAGAAGCTGTTCGTATGGTGGTTTAACATCACTGTCTATGGATACACTTCCAATCTATACAACTGATGCTGCCAGGAAAAGATCCATGGCCATAAGGTGAACTGGGAGCTGCCAACAAGCGAATTACTACACCTCAAATGATTGAAAGGTTTTTAATGATTTCTTTACCATGCATATAGGAGATCTCTGGAGCTGAGTAACCTTAAAGAGCAGGAGCATGCAGAGTGGATGAAACAACACAGCATCAGATCTCAAGCTATGAGCAAGGCAGTGGCAATGCGAGCCAAAGCTATGGACCCCCATAAAAGCTTAAAAGAGGTCTACCAGGAGAAACTCAAACAGCACAGGTGAGAAATTTTGAATAGCCAGTTGGTTATGGATCCAAAGTTTTCTTTGATTAATGCATTATGTTATTAATAAATGGTATAAACACAAAATCTGcctgttggagacccctgctttagCTTATAGTCTGGACATGGCATCTGTTGGTCTGTAAAGCCCAGTGTAGGTGAATGTTCTAGGTTTAATACAGGAAATACGAGTTAAAACAACAGGTGTGACATGCTGCTTACTAGAGAAAATTATTTTGACTCAACTCTCAATTTGTAAAATCAATCATGTTATGGTAATTTACAGTAATACAGTTAAAAAGGAAAAGGGGCTAGGGAGGGACTGCACTTGAATATAAGTTTAAATAGGTACTTCAGGCATAAACCTAAAACAGTGTATGTGAGGTAAAACCTTGTCAGtacaaaattataattaattTCATTTAACTCTTGTCATGACCTTGTTGAGTCAGAAAAACTGATAATTTTCACACGATACCAGGATACCACAAAGGACTGTTTACATGGAGCAAACTTTGGATAACTCAAATATCCTTGTGGATGATATTACATCAATAGGGGAGAGCGACAACTTACCCATGTGACAACTTAGCCCAGTCTCCCCTACTACATAACTAgactttaatataaatataagcaACCAATTTGTCCTTTTAAGTCCTGTACGAGATGCctgtttttttgtttcaaaCTGATGAGTTAAAATAATCCCCTGTAGAGTTGCTGTCCATAGTTCCTAAAGTGTTTTAAACCCAGaacatttctttaatttattaacaTAATGCATGTTATAACTGATTGTATGTCCTTGTGTATGTAGGCAAGCTGATCAAGAGAGGGTGAAGGATTATCAAAAAGAGCTAAGGGACATAAGATCTCGAGTGACAGCTCGTCCATACCTCTTTGAGCAAATGTCCCAGGTTTATTGAAACAaataatttgcatatgtaaatgCATTATCAATAAACTAAAGTAGTCATATTGATTCTGACCAGAAATTTTCCTATTGTTTTCAGAAAAATGCCAAGAGTAATGCCGAACGCAGATACAGGTACACTTTGGAACGAGCAGGTTTGGATGAAAACTTTGTGAGATCAAAGGGAGAAAGTGATAAAAGCATCCATGGATCAAACAATGTGCATGGTGACTCAGAGGATGAAGATTATCACAGCACAAAAAGTGAAAGCCAACAGAGGTATGAAATAGAGATGGGCAGAATGGTACATCTAAAAATATTGATATAGAATTATTAAAAGTACAATTAGGGATGTGCAAATACTACATTTCTGTGCCGACACCGATATTCGGTTACTTAaaattagagatgcaccgatatgatTATTTCACAGATTTCACAGATTGACGATTATTCTGCCAATAtcgatagtttggtggttatattaacttgcattaactaaattctgaagattacattttctaaatgttattaatttatataatgaccattaatattgaacattaaactaatGATGATTTTCTATTCACAGAGcttaaattcattgcattttcctgttctcttttaaATGACAGGATATATTGGCCATGACTATCAGCGTTTTTAAACTATCGGCCGATAGCCGTTAGtgtgaaaaattgcttttatcgacCGATCCGATTATTATTTGCTGACATATTGGTGCATCTACTCAGAATAACATCCACCGCCACGGATAGATTACTCCTAGTATCAGACATGTATTGAAATACTAAGTAAGCACGCACTCCCAttacccaaaccccaaccatGCCCCCAGGGCGATTGCCCCCCCCCCACTCCCCCAGgagcacgcactcacactgtgcTTTTATCGATCCAAGCCCGGGCACGCTTTTGTCATTAGGATGCTATTGTTTTGaacaaagcaggaagtaaaacGCTCTCTTAACACTGAAACCCATCataatgttaagtctgtgttttttatttggagTCATGATGCACGATgacacagccctctcacatgccatCGTATTGCTTAGTTGGTCTATTGCGTGTGCAGCGTCGACATTCATGTAACCCTGCTGCGCCAATCATAAGGTTTTAAAGAAGGCAGATGAATGTGAGTGGTCACGCAATTGACCTATTGCTAAACCACGCCCCCAAACCCGATGAGCCAATCACAGTGCGCTAGCTAACTCAATGCACTCTGACATTTCTTTGCTTTCACGTCCtttgaaatgcattgcagtTAGTCAGTTTTCAttcgtttttatatgtttttttcttgtcattttaagtttaaaatggtcAAACGGTGTGCATGGGTACATGCAACTCCGACAATAGGTATCCCGAGATGCTGGGCGAcgttgtgtatttttttaccCTTTCCCAAGCCACATCTCAACCGAAATAAGTGTTTGCTCTGGATTAAGTTATGCGGGAAACCACAACACCAACTAAACGTGGATAAATTAAACAAGGATCTCTACATCTGTTTCTAAGCTAAGTAAACAATGTATTTGAACGTTATCTTTAACATCTCTAACGTAACGTTAGCCTAACAATAGAAACGTTAACGTTAGCTTCTAGCTGCGTTGTACATCATGTCACTTAGCTTCATTAACGTATCTGTTAATAACCgagataacaaatgttttttgtaataGCATGTTGTGCTGAATGATTAATGTAAATGCTGTAGCACCAAACTAACGTATAGGTACTCTTGGTAACGATGATAAAAACGCTTGTCCTGAACTGATGCAACTTAGACCTATACATATCACGTATCGCGTTTACACTGTGACCTGTACATTTTTGCCTGGAGCTGAAGCTTTTCATCGACCTTctcaacaataaaataattaatataacCCTCCAATGCATAGTTCATTCCATTTTGGTGACTTCGAGATGATATAGTCATTCTTTCTCCAAATATCATCAATGGCatcctgtgaaatgtctcctgTGACAGCTGCCATAGGGCCTGTCAACGAATGTTGATTGTTTGCCCAAGTGAGtggagggggcgtggcttagccataggtcaattgACGTATCTCCTTTTGAATTGCGCTCAGGCACGATTGCACTCACACTGTAGCCCTCCACGCCTGAGCCCACCTCTGCAATTTGGCCAGGGCGGAATTAACCAAACTGCGCCCAGGCACAGTACAGAGCGATTACACTAGTTAAACGAACCAGGCTATGGGGGTCAAACGTGCTTGAGCgcagtttggtttggataatgtaaGTACGCCCTAATAGTGCAGAGCGTACAAACTGCAACTCTTTTGTCAATGTGACCTAATTCAAAGTAATCACAGAGCATGAGttctaatgtgtttttaaccccCTTTGGATGCATCCCTAgtcaatattatttattaaaacaagattttatTAAAAGTGCTTTTAAAAGGATAAATAAACAGATGGAGTCTCTCAGAGATGGTTTTATAGTGCTAATTGCCACTGCAGCCATCAAAGGAGCACTTTACAAATTTGACAATTAACAAATTTGAAGTTGTTTTTTCAGTAAATAAACTTTAGATCAAGTACTGTGAGCAACGTTCCTGTTTTTGTGCACAAATGTAGGTCCATGTCTTTTGTGGGGATTGTTTTGTGCAATAAAAAAGTtatgtatttagcatatttaCGGTATTTGTTAAACATCTGCCAATTAACCAATTGAAAGGCTGCATATACTGTAAGTCAGTGCAGATGGACATCTTTTTAATCTTTTTAGCAGCTTTATAGCGATATGGGCCATGCACTGGGTAAGGTGCTATATTCTTAATAACTGTCCGGCTTTTGAAAATGTGACTCCTGTTGAGGAAAACCAAACAGTGTCTGGTTGGGGTCCCTGGTGGTAATCAATTAAACATGGTTTGATTAAAACTGcccttttaaaaatatgtagttATGCCTTTGGTACACAAATGTGGTATTGGCCATTAGGCACGCCTGGactattttaaataaagaattacaCATTACTTTCCATTATGCCAGCCAGATCAGGCACAAGAACACTGTAatattgtatgtatgtgtatgataTTTTATGAGTGTCACGGAGCGGACAGATCTCCTCAGTACAGTGATTTAACAAcgtattttaaagcatttatccCAGTTTAGCTGAGCACTGTGATTGTACTTCCTCTTTAATGACCCATACCATATAAACTAAAATCATAGACATCTTACTTAATGgaaacacaaaacattttgtggTCGCGACATATGGACCGTCATCTATGAATAGGGTTTATTGTCATTGGCATAAGAGAAAAGTAACCATGCAAATATTATGATGTAGCGGTCAGATGTATATGTGGGGTTCTAACAAGCGTTATTTACAGTGCAGGAAGTGGGGAAGACAGTGTCGAAAAAGAGGAGGACAAAGAGGGGAACGCTGAAACTGAAAAGGAGGACGTGTGCTGAAAGAACATTTGCAAAGGGAGATCACTGTGGTTGGACTCTAAATCAGTGACATGCTGTTGCTTTAATCATTTTTAGTGTTTTAAACAtgtgttgtgtgtatttttaaagttcatTAGTTGCCAGTGCAAGTGTTTCGCACGGGCAAGCAGCCCTCATACTTTCTTGTCTTTTaagcttttttttataaagggGACTGCAACAaatattttatagtttttaataatgtaattttacaaATTGTCCTGGTAAAGGAACTTTTGAGTTGTCTTGTATAAAGATTTTACAATACAAAGGGGATTATGAATGTCCAAGAAATTCCATCTGGGTgtcataacatttttatttaaatcgaAAATCAAAAGCAAGTTTAATTTTACTATTGAAAATACAGAAACGGGGGCTACAGAAacaacagagaaaaaaataaaataaattcttgtcaaccatattaaaatatatttgcttgAGTTCTGCTTATTGCACTTTAAATGATCTTGTAAACCACATAAACAGCTTTTGGGCTGCCTCAGTTTGCATATGGTAAATTGGGGAAGCACTGACCTGGCATAAACACACCATCAAAGAAGTTCTGAATGACTGCTATAATTATGAACTATAACTGTCACAGAGGTGAGCTTTATTCACAAAACTGGAttttaataaatacacaaactaCATTTTGTGACAACTCCCCTTAGCACAAGACTCATCTGAGATTCCCATTCTGATGTCCGGGTATTTAAAGAGCCGTATGATTGGTTTAGTAAACAGCTCAGGACATTTGTCTGCAGTTGGATAAGATCTTGTGTTAGTACATTATAAGCAGTCCTTGGCAACATCAAGAGAATTTTCATCCAATTGGCCTTCAAGGTGAACATTTCTTCAGGCCTTAGTTGCATTT
This is a stretch of genomic DNA from Misgurnus anguillicaudatus chromosome 7, ASM2758022v2, whole genome shotgun sequence. It encodes these proteins:
- the LOC141365323 gene encoding protein FAM161B-like — its product is MDQMTLNSPILGNSQSEKGGHVQVSKSLLSVYENRKKSDLELDLEALKSTHKQQLENLELQHQDGLEKRVLQNSLLSTSTEWILKTSLLQESISQNFKDNRHCRVTRQNFTSNRIKASSTLTNSIGMVRESHRKPLPKETQKVKEEADLAECQQQFRVTPIPDHVSQSLYKDLIQDQERLRKEGRDQRRNFLLAMQKPFGFHKREEKEREKRKDEMTSANKSEKAKPVCARKPIPKAVLDPRFSEQLKEQEHQRKIRIHLRAQETLKASSAPIQTQEANAESQSRSAQKTKSKMLGYLDQRPSFRPKTNTAVPDFDKLYQAFQQKAMEAAERRDVTHCKPFQFHTTTQQPRSRSPENPMNSTNKMNLKRSCSYGGLTSLSMDTLPIYTTDAARKRSMAIRRSLELSNLKEQEHAEWMKQHSIRSQAMSKAVAMRAKAMDPHKSLKEVYQEKLKQHRQADQERVKDYQKELRDIRSRVTARPYLFEQMSQKNAKSNAERRYRYTLERAGLDENFVRSKGESDKSIHGSNNVHGDSEDEDYHSTKSESQQSAGSGEDSVEKEEDKEGNAETEKEDVC